The genomic stretch GTGAGCACGCGGTCGACGAAGCCGTCGAGTGAGCGCCCCTCGACGGCCAGCAGCGTCGCCGTCGCGTGCTTGCCGGTCGCCGCGACGACCGCGGGCGCGACCTCGTCGAGTTCGCGTTCGAGGTAGGGTCGGCAGTTCGCCCGCTCCTCGCTCGTCGGCTCCCGGTTCGTCCCCTCCTCGCCCTCGGGGAAGCACTTCACGGCGTTGGTGAAGTACGGCTCGTACCCGAGTCGGTCGAACAGGGCCCTGATACGGCGGCCCGAATGCCGGGTGGTGTACGCCATCCCGGTGTGGTTGCCCCCGCGCCACTGGTCGGCGTCGGGGTCGCCCGCACCCGGCGCTTCGCCCACCACGACGACGTCGGCGTCGGTGGGGCCGGTCCCCCACGAGATCCGCGTTCGACACTCGGCGAGCCCCGGACACCGCCGACAGTCGGCTTCGAGGACGGTCCGACGCGACGGGTACAGCGAGTCGCCCACGGCCGCGCTACTCCGTCAGCGGGAGCGCGATTCCGAAGACGAACGGGACCACGAGGAGGAGCACGACGCCGAGCACTTCGAGGTCGAAAAAGAGCGTGTGTTCCCACGCGGGCAGCGGGCCGAAGAACGCCGAGCCGACGACCTCACCGAGGACGCCGACGGCGAAGAGCGCCGCCCCGAGGAGCATTCCGCGTTTCGTCGTCCGAGGGTAGTCGATATCTCCGTATCGTCCTGCCATCGTTCTCGACTCTGTCGGACGAGCGTATATGCTTTTTGCGCGCGCCTCGACGGCCTACAGTACGTCCGCCACCACCGGGGCGGCGCTGACGACGCTGACGTCGCGCTCCAGCGTGTCGGTCCCGTACACCCGTTCGACGCCGGCGGCTTCGAGTTTCGTCCGCGCGGCCCGCGCGAGGAGGGGGTGGACGCAGGCGGTGAAGATGCGGTCGGCCCCACGCTCGCGGAGGACGGCCACGGACTCGGCCATCGTCGACCCCGTGGCGATGATATCGTCCGTGATGACGACGTCCCGCCCCTCGACTGGCGCGTCAGACGGCTCGATGCTCACCTCGGTCCCCGAGTGACGCGTCTTCTCGAAGTAGTCGGTGCCGCCCGCCCCGTGCGCGTCGCGGACCGCCCGCGCGAGGTCGATGGCACCGTCGTCCGGCGAGAGGAAGAGCGGGTCGTCGAGCGGCGTGTCGAGGCCGGCGAGTGGCACGGCGAGCCGGTCGGCGGCGTCGACGATGTCGACCGGGACGTCGAAGAACTCCCGCACCGCGGGTTCGTGTGGTGTGACGAGCACGACCCGGTCGGTACTGGTCGAGACCGCCCGCGCCATCGCCCGCGCGGAGATGGGCTGACCGGGCTCGAACACCTTGTCCTGGCGCGCGTACCCCATGTACGGGATGACGGTCACGAGCGATTCGACGCCCGCCTCTCGGAGGGCGTCCTGCAGCTGGAGCAGTTCGACGTAGGCGTCGTTCGAGGGCGTCGCGGCGACGACGACGGCCCGCTCGGGCGTGTCCGCCCCGGCCGCCGGCACCGCCGCGAACGTCTCCCCGTCCGGAAACCGATCAAATTCGGGGACGGCGAGGGTGTCGTCGAGCGTCGTCGCGAGCGCCGCAGCCAGCGCCTGCGACCGCGAACCTGGTACTATCATACTCGACGGTCACTCCGCGGTGAGTTAAACGCGTTTTCGTCTCCGGCTGGCCGACGGTCCGCTCCCGGTCGAACCGCACGACGATCACGTCTGGTCCGGTTCGGTCCGGTCAGGGGATGGCCACGCCGCCGACGTCGCGGAGGCCGAGCGCCTGCGTTCGCGACCCGTCGCCCGCGTCGACGAGGAACGTCCCCTCACCGGTAATCGCGCAGACGACGTCGTCACCGTACGCGAACTCGATGGGCGTCTCGTCTGTCGCGAGGTCCGTGCGGTCGACGGTGCGCCACTCGCCGCCGTCCCGCTCGGTGCGCCGTCTGATGCCGGGTGCTCCGACGGCGTGCGCGCGTCCGTCCGGTGCCGCGTCGACGACGTCCCACGCACCCGCTTCGACCACCATCCAGCCGTTCCCCAGATAGAACAGTCCCGTTCCAGTCGCGGCGAACGGCCCGGCCGCGGCCACGTCTCGGACGTCGTCGAGGCCGGCGTGGCGGAGGTCACGGTCGGAGACGCGGAAGACGCCGTCTTCGGCCGCGACGAGCCGTCCGTCGACCGCACGCGGGTCGTCGACGCTCCCGACGGTTCGCCACGACGCCCCGTCGAGGGCCGCGTCGAACCCGAGCCGACCGACTCGCCCGTCTTCGCCGACGGCGACGACCTCGTCGGCGGTGAGCCCCACCCCCACCGCCGGGCCGAACCCTGTCGCCTCGTAGCCTGGGGCGAGCAGGACGTCCTCGTCGGTGGCGACGGCGATTCGTCCGTCGCGTCCGGCGACGTCCCGCGCGGTACAGTGGTGGTCGACCCGAAAGCCGCCGACCAGGTCCCCCGAGACGTCGACCACGACACAGCCAACCCCCGCGGCGACGAACGCCTCGGTCTTACCAGCCTTCGACGAGAAGACCCGTTTCTCTTCGATGGAGAGGTCGCCGTCGGTCATACCATCGAGTCGAGCGTGCGACGAGAAAGTGCTTCCGCTCGACTCACTCTCCCGAACCGGTGTCGGCGCTTCGTGCGGCGTGGCGGGTCGGTGGCTGCTTCCCCTCTTGGGCGACCGACCACTCGGCGCTCACCGCCGCTCAGAGGAACTCCCTGACCTCCGAGTACCACATGTCGTGGTGGTCGACCTCCCCCAGGGCTTCGGCGACATCGACCGCCAGCGAGTGCCAGCAGCGCTCTGTCGGGTCGGACTGGTCGAGGTTGTACTCGGCGTCCTTGCAGGTGCACTGGCCCTCCTCGACGATGTACTCGTCGTCGTAGCCCACCACCACGGTGAAATCCCGGTAGCGTTTCACGCGCCCCTCCGAGACGGCCTCGATGGCCCGCTGGCCCCGTCTCTCGTGTGTCGAGATGATGGCGTCGACGATGGCGGGAGTGAGTTTCCCCCGCTCGGCGAGCGCCGCACGCCAGTCCGTCGCCGGGTCGGCCCCCCGGTCGACAGCGTCGCCCGCGTCGGCGTCGTCGCTCTCGCCGCTTTCGACCTCGGTGTCGTCGACGCCGGTCACGGCACGCGGTTCTGGCCCGGCGAGCAAAAGGTGTTCGGTCACCGCGCTCACATCCCCGTACCACAACCGCTTTGCCCGGCGCTCGGCGAGTGAGCGTATGCTCGTCAGCGAAGGGGGCGCCGCGGTCGAGGTGCCCGAAGCCCGCGACGGCGCCTCCGACGGGAGTGGCGACGGCGTCTTCTTCAACCCGACGCAGGAACTCAACCGCGACGTCACCGTCGCGGTCCTCCGCGCCTACCGCGACCGCGACCCCCGCGCGGCGTCGTACCTCGACGCGATGGCCGCCTCGGGAATCAGAGGGGTTCGTGCCGGCCTCGCCGGCTACGACGTGACCTGTGCCGACGTCGACGCCGACGCCGTCCAGTTGGCGCAGGCGAACCTCGCGCGGAACGACCTCGACGGCGCGGCGGTCCACCGCGACGTCAACGCGCTCTTGCACGACGAGGGGCCGTTCGACGTCGTCGACATCGACCCGTTCGGCACACCCATCCCCTTCGTCGACAGCGCCTTCGCCAACACCCGTGACCTCGTCTGCGTGACGGCGACGGACACCGCACCGCTCTGTGGTGCGCATTACAACTCCGGTGTGCGCAAGTACGCGACAGTCCCACAGAACACCGAATACCACGCCGAGATGGGGCTGCGCGTGCTCGTCTCGGCGCTCGTCCGCACCGCCGCCCGCTACGACACTGCCGCCGTCCCCGTCCTGTCACACGTCACCCGCCATTACGCGCGGACCTACCTCGAACTCGACCACCGCGCGACCAGCGCCGACTCGACGCTGGAGGAACTGGGCTACGTCTACCACTGCGACCAGTGTCTCCACCGCGAGCACGAGTTCGGTCTCGTCGCCCATCCGCCCGACGAGTGTGCTCACTGTGGCGCGTCGGTTCGCACGGCCGGCCCCATCTGGCTCGGGGCGGTTCGAGACGCGGCGTTCACCCACACTGTTCACGACGCGGTGACCGACGACATGGGCGAGGCGAAGGCGGCGCGGTCGCTCCTGGAGACGCTCGCCGCCGAGGTCGAGACGCCGACTCACTACGACCAGCACAAACTCTGTAAGCAGTGGGGACTCCCCGCGCCCGCGATGGACGAGTTCGTCGAGGCCCTCCGAGCGGCAGGCCACGAGGCGTCTCGTGCGCACTACCACGGCACCGCGCTCAAGACGACGGCGACGGTCGCGGAGATGCGAGCGGCGACGAGCGACCTGTTTTGAACCCCTCGCGACGCGACGGAGGCGTCGTCTTCTTGTATCGGCGGATTGAAACCTCGCGCGATGGCTACACGTTCTTCGATGGGAACCGCCCGCACCGTCTTGAACACGGTTCGTGAGAAGGAGGTGACGTTCCTCGCGGCAAGCATCTCGTACTACATCCTCGTCTCGCTCGTCCCGCTCTTGGTGCTGGCGCTCGTCGTCGCCGTCCTCGTCGGCGGCGAGCCGTTCCGGGCGCAGATCATGGCACAGGTCAACGCCAACCTCCCCGCGGGGGAGGCGCTCATCGGGCAGGCGCTCGCCGACCGGACCTCACAGGGAAGCCTCGGCGTCGTGAGCCTCTTGCTCACGGTCTGGGGGTCGCTGAAGGTGTTCCGCGGGCTCGACACGGCGTTCGGGCGAATCTACGCCGTCGCCGGTCGGGGCATCGTCGACCAGCTGAAAGACGGGGCTGCAGCGCTCGTCTCCATCGGCGTGGGCGTCGCCGGTGTCGTCGTCCTCGGGAGCCTCATCGCCCTCCTCGACTCGGCGCTCGTCGACCTCGCCGGCCCCTTCTTGCTCCTCGGCACGCTCACCGTCGCGTTCCTTCCCCTCTACTACATCCTCCCCGACGTCGACGTCTCGGTTCGAGAGGTCCTCCCGGGGACGGTGTTCGCGGCACTCGGGTGGGCCGTCCTGGGGACGGTGTTCGGTATCTACGCCCAGCAGGCCGGGGGGAGCGTCGCGGGCGCGCTCGGTGCCTTGTTGTTGTTGATGACGTGGTTCTACTTCTCGGGTATCCTCATTCTCACCGGCGCCGTCGTCAACGCGGTCACCGGCGGGCGGACGGGTGATGACCGGGACCGGCAGCTACAACACGCGGGAGGCCGACGTGACGAATCAGCAGAAATGAGCGAGGGCGAACCCGACTTCGAAGGCAGGGTCGAACCGAGCGGTGCGCCTGACATCTCCGACCTCGAACGCCAGGTGGAGGAACTCCGGGCCGACCTCGACGACTTCGAACGCGACGTGGACGAACGGACGCTCCCCAAAGCCGACGTCGAAGCCGAGCTGAAACGCTACGTCCGACGGCGGATGCGCCGGGGGAAAGCGCGCGGCTGGGGGCCGTACCTCGTGTTGCTGTACGGGACGGTGATGACGCTCGGCGCGTTCTTCTTCCTCGACGGCGTCTGGGCCATCGTCGCCATGCTCGTGCTGTTCTTGTCGACGCTCGGGCTCTACACCCTCTTCATCCTCGTCGGCGTCGGGTTCAACGCGCTCTCGGTCCCCGCGCGCGCCGCCGACGCGGTTCGCGACCGGCGGAGCTAGGGCCGTCCCCTCGCTTCCTTCACACCGCTGGCGTCCGGCTCACCGTTGCGTTGCCACCGTTGCGAGTGCCGACCCGGCTCGGCTCAGACCGCCTGCCGCCGCCGCCACCACCACGCCGCGCCGCCGAGACAGGCGACGAGGCCGACCGCGGCGAGGAGCGTCGGGCTTGACTCGGCCGCCCGCCCGAGCGGCTCGATGACGTAGTCGATCGGCGCGCGTTCACCCGCCTCGGCGTAGACGAGCCACACCAGGGCGGCGTTGTAGATGGCCCACCCGCCGAACGAGTAGACGGTGAACGTTCGGACACTCATCCGAGCGAAGCCCGCGGGGACCGAGATGGGCGTGCGGAGGACCGGGACGACCCGACCCCAGAACATCAGCCCCTCGCCCCACCGACGGAACCACGCCTTGCTCCGTTCGACCTCCGATTCGGGCACGCGCAGGACGTGTCCGTACCGCTGGAGGACACGGTCACCGTTGACGCCGAAGAGGTAGTACGCGAGCAGGCTCCCGATGACCGCACCGACCGTCCCGACCGCGACGAACAGCGCGAACTCCTCGGGAGTCGTGACCAGATACGCCGCGGCGACGGGGATGATTACCTCGGAGGGGGCGAAGTGGATGATCCACGCCGTCTCTAAGACGATGAAGACGAACAGCGCGAGGTAGCCGTACGTCTGGATGAAGCCGATGAGTGCCTGCGTGAACGCATCGACCGAGACCACTACCTCCTGAGAGGACCCACCGAGTTATATGTCTCGTGTCTCGTCTCTTTCCCTATGCGCGGACTCGGTGAACTCGCCGTCGTCTCTGAGTTTCCCCCCGTCGTCGTCGAACTGTTCGGGCTCCTCACCACCCTCGGTGACCCGTGGCCTCTCCTCGGTGGGCTCGCCCTGCTCTACGCCGTCTCCGACCGCCTCGGCCTCGACCGTCGCCGCGTCGGCTTCGTCTTCGCCACCGCCTTCGTCGCCCTCGGGGTGACGCTCGCGCTGAAATCGGCGTTCGCGCTCCCCCGTCCGCCCGGCGCGCTCGAAGACGGCTACGGCTTCCCGAGCGGCCACGCGCTCGGGGCGACCGTCGTCTGGGGGACGGCGGCGCTCGCGCTCGACACCGGCCGACGCCGCGTCCGCCTCGCGCTCGCGGCCCTCGTGGTCCCCATCGTCGCCGCCTCTCGCGTCGTCATCGGCGTCCACTACCTCGTCGACGTCGTCGTCGGCACCGTCGCGGGGGTCGCCCTCGTCGGTGCCGTCCTCGCAGCCACGTGGCGCGACCGTACCGAGCCGCCCTCACACGCTGCGGTCGACCGCGTGTTCGCTGCCGCCGCCGTCGCCGCCCTCGTCGCGCTCTTCCTGTCGGGCTCCGTGAACACGCTCTTGACCGTCGGCGCGACGCTCGGCGGGTGGGTCGGGTGGCGCGCCGTCGAACCCACGGTCGAACCCGTGGGACGGTCGCTCCCGCCACGAGGAACGGCCGTCACCGTCGTCGGCCTCCCGGTCGTTCTCGGTGGCCTCCTCTCGGTCGGTGCTGCCGCGGAGGCGGCGGCCATCTCCGACCTGCTGACGATGGGGCTCGCCGGTGGCTGCGTCGGACTGTTGTTCGTGCTGCCGCGCGTGGCCGGGCGGCTCGTCGAGTGATGGACCGGCGCGGTCTTCACCGCGTTTCTCGCCGGTGACGTGGAGTCCGCTGGCTCTCCGGTCGAGGTGGCAAAAGAAACCGGTCGTGGGCTGTGCGTCGCGCTCAGAACTTCTCGAGGTACTGGTCGAGTTCCCACTGCGAGACGTCGATGCGGAACTCGTCGTACTCGTGGGTCTTGGCCTCGACGAACTTCTCGTACACGTGAGTGCCCAGCGCCTCCTGGACGGCCTCGTCGGCCTCGAGCGCGTCGAGCGCCTCGCCGAGGTTCGACGGCAGCGTCGTGATGCCGTACTCCTCGCGCTTGGCCTCGTCGAACTCGTAGATGTTCTCGCGGATCGGGTCGGGGGCTTCGAGACCCGCCTCGATGCCGTCGAGCCCGGCGTGGATGAGCACGGCGAGCGCGAGGTAGGGGTTGCAGGACGGGTCGGGGAAGCGCGCCTCGATACGCGAGGCGGCCGGGACGCGCGCGGCCGGCTTGCGGATGAGCGCCGAGCGGTTCCGGTCGGACCAGGCGACGTAGACGGGTGCCTCGTAGCCGGGGACGAGTCGCTTGTAGCTGTTGACCGTCGGGTTGGTGATGGCGGCGAGCGCCGGGGCGTGCTCGAGGACCCCCGCGAGGAAGGAGTGAGCCGTCTCGCTCAGGTTGAACTCGTCGTCGTCGTCGTGGAACGCGTTCTCGCCGTCCTCGGTGAACAGCGAGATGTGGGTGTGCATCCCGGAGCCGTTGATGCGCGGGATGGGTTTCGGCATGAACGTCGCGTGGTAGCCGTGTTCGGCCGCGATGGCGCGGACGACCATCCGGAACGTCGCGACGTTGTCCGCCGTCGAGAGCGCATCGTCGTACTTGAAGTTGATCTCGTGTTGGCCCTCGGCGACCTCGTGGTGGCTGGCCTCCATCTCGAAGCCCATCTCTTCGAGGCCGTAGATGATGTCACGACGGACGTCACTCGCGAGGTCCTTGGGGGCGACGTCGAAGTAGCCGCCGGCGTCGTTCGTCTTCGTCGTCGCGCGGCCGTCTTCGTCCTCCTCGAACAGGAAGAACTCGGGCTCGGGTGCGGCGTTGACCTCGTAGCCCATCTCCTCGGCGCGGGCGAGCGCTTGTTTCAGGACGTAGCGCGGGTCGCCCGTGAAGGGCTCGCCGGTCGAGGTGTCGATGACGTCGCACATGAACCGGGCTGCAGAGCCCGACTCGGTGCTGCGCCACGGCAACACCGCGAACGTCGACGGGTCGGGTTTGAGCCGCATGTCGGACTCCTGGATACGGACGAACCCCTCGATGGAGGACCCGTCGAAGTAGATTCCCTCGGTGAACGCCTTCTCGGCCTGCGACGCCGGCACGGAGACGTTCTTCACGGTTCCGAGAATATCGGTGAACTGGAGTCGGAGGAAATTGACGTTCTTCTCTTCGATTTCGTCCAATACTGCTTGTGCTTCGTCAGTCAGACCGCCATCTGGTGCTGTGTGTTCGTCCGTCATCTTCTGGACACTCTACGCCTATACAGCCAGTATAAAGACCTTGTCGCTTAGTG from Salinigranum halophilum encodes the following:
- a CDS encoding uracil-DNA glycosylase; amino-acid sequence: MGDSLYPSRRTVLEADCRRCPGLAECRTRISWGTGPTDADVVVVGEAPGAGDPDADQWRGGNHTGMAYTTRHSGRRIRALFDRLGYEPYFTNAVKCFPEGEEGTNREPTSEERANCRPYLERELDEVAPAVVAATGKHATATLLAVEGRSLDGFVDRVLTPERLPALDTWLLPLLHPSYQDVWVARLGYDDGAYEAALRETLAALVGEPS
- a CDS encoding DUF7860 family protein — translated: MAGRYGDIDYPRTTKRGMLLGAALFAVGVLGEVVGSAFFGPLPAWEHTLFFDLEVLGVVLLLVVPFVFGIALPLTE
- a CDS encoding ribose-phosphate diphosphokinase, coding for MIVPGSRSQALAAALATTLDDTLAVPEFDRFPDGETFAAVPAAGADTPERAVVVAATPSNDAYVELLQLQDALREAGVESLVTVIPYMGYARQDKVFEPGQPISARAMARAVSTSTDRVVLVTPHEPAVREFFDVPVDIVDAADRLAVPLAGLDTPLDDPLFLSPDDGAIDLARAVRDAHGAGGTDYFEKTRHSGTEVSIEPSDAPVEGRDVVITDDIIATGSTMAESVAVLRERGADRIFTACVHPLLARAARTKLEAAGVERVYGTDTLERDVSVVSAAPVVADVL
- a CDS encoding HVO_0234 family beta-propeller protein; the encoded protein is MTDGDLSIEEKRVFSSKAGKTEAFVAAGVGCVVVDVSGDLVGGFRVDHHCTARDVAGRDGRIAVATDEDVLLAPGYEATGFGPAVGVGLTADEVVAVGEDGRVGRLGFDAALDGASWRTVGSVDDPRAVDGRLVAAEDGVFRVSDRDLRHAGLDDVRDVAAAGPFAATGTGLFYLGNGWMVVEAGAWDVVDAAPDGRAHAVGAPGIRRRTERDGGEWRTVDRTDLATDETPIEFAYGDDVVCAITGEGTFLVDAGDGSRTQALGLRDVGGVAIP
- a CDS encoding tRNA (guanine(26)-N(2))-dimethyltransferase, with the translated sequence MLVSEGGAAVEVPEARDGASDGSGDGVFFNPTQELNRDVTVAVLRAYRDRDPRAASYLDAMAASGIRGVRAGLAGYDVTCADVDADAVQLAQANLARNDLDGAAVHRDVNALLHDEGPFDVVDIDPFGTPIPFVDSAFANTRDLVCVTATDTAPLCGAHYNSGVRKYATVPQNTEYHAEMGLRVLVSALVRTAARYDTAAVPVLSHVTRHYARTYLELDHRATSADSTLEELGYVYHCDQCLHREHEFGLVAHPPDECAHCGASVRTAGPIWLGAVRDAAFTHTVHDAVTDDMGEAKAARSLLETLAAEVETPTHYDQHKLCKQWGLPAPAMDEFVEALRAAGHEASRAHYHGTALKTTATVAEMRAATSDLF
- a CDS encoding YihY/virulence factor BrkB family protein, which encodes MATRSSMGTARTVLNTVREKEVTFLAASISYYILVSLVPLLVLALVVAVLVGGEPFRAQIMAQVNANLPAGEALIGQALADRTSQGSLGVVSLLLTVWGSLKVFRGLDTAFGRIYAVAGRGIVDQLKDGAAALVSIGVGVAGVVVLGSLIALLDSALVDLAGPFLLLGTLTVAFLPLYYILPDVDVSVREVLPGTVFAALGWAVLGTVFGIYAQQAGGSVAGALGALLLLMTWFYFSGILILTGAVVNAVTGGRTGDDRDRQLQHAGGRRDESAEMSEGEPDFEGRVEPSGAPDISDLERQVEELRADLDDFERDVDERTLPKADVEAELKRYVRRRMRRGKARGWGPYLVLLYGTVMTLGAFFFLDGVWAIVAMLVLFLSTLGLYTLFILVGVGFNALSVPARAADAVRDRRS
- a CDS encoding DedA family protein, which encodes MVSVDAFTQALIGFIQTYGYLALFVFIVLETAWIIHFAPSEVIIPVAAAYLVTTPEEFALFVAVGTVGAVIGSLLAYYLFGVNGDRVLQRYGHVLRVPESEVERSKAWFRRWGEGLMFWGRVVPVLRTPISVPAGFARMSVRTFTVYSFGGWAIYNAALVWLVYAEAGERAPIDYVIEPLGRAAESSPTLLAAVGLVACLGGAAWWWRRRQAV
- a CDS encoding phosphatase PAP2 family protein; amino-acid sequence: MRGLGELAVVSEFPPVVVELFGLLTTLGDPWPLLGGLALLYAVSDRLGLDRRRVGFVFATAFVALGVTLALKSAFALPRPPGALEDGYGFPSGHALGATVVWGTAALALDTGRRRVRLALAALVVPIVAASRVVIGVHYLVDVVVGTVAGVALVGAVLAATWRDRTEPPSHAAVDRVFAAAAVAALVALFLSGSVNTLLTVGATLGGWVGWRAVEPTVEPVGRSLPPRGTAVTVVGLPVVLGGLLSVGAAAEAAAISDLLTMGLAGGCVGLLFVLPRVAGRLVE
- the glnA gene encoding type I glutamate--ammonia ligase, which gives rise to MTDEHTAPDGGLTDEAQAVLDEIEEKNVNFLRLQFTDILGTVKNVSVPASQAEKAFTEGIYFDGSSIEGFVRIQESDMRLKPDPSTFAVLPWRSTESGSAARFMCDVIDTSTGEPFTGDPRYVLKQALARAEEMGYEVNAAPEPEFFLFEEDEDGRATTKTNDAGGYFDVAPKDLASDVRRDIIYGLEEMGFEMEASHHEVAEGQHEINFKYDDALSTADNVATFRMVVRAIAAEHGYHATFMPKPIPRINGSGMHTHISLFTEDGENAFHDDDDEFNLSETAHSFLAGVLEHAPALAAITNPTVNSYKRLVPGYEAPVYVAWSDRNRSALIRKPAARVPAASRIEARFPDPSCNPYLALAVLIHAGLDGIEAGLEAPDPIRENIYEFDEAKREEYGITTLPSNLGEALDALEADEAVQEALGTHVYEKFVEAKTHEYDEFRIDVSQWELDQYLEKF